A DNA window from Naumovozyma dairenensis CBS 421 chromosome 10, complete genome contains the following coding sequences:
- the SMX3 gene encoding mRNA splicing protein SMX3 (similar to Saccharomyces cerevisiae SMX3 (YPR182W); ancestral locus Anc_7.539) produces the protein MSEFTPINPKPYLRELAQKPIVVTLKFNKTQYKGTLVSTDNYFNIQLSDAEEVVNGESKGKIGDIFIRCNNVLYIGEDLEKKKKAIVVPEEQEKVEPTIAQS, from the exons ATGTCTGAA TTTACACCTATTAATCCTAAACCATATTTACGTGAATTAGCACAAAAACCTATTGTTGTCACattaaaattcaataagaCACAATATAAGGGAACACTAGTATCGACAGATAATtattttaatattcaattaagTGATGCAGAAGAAGTAGTGAATGGAGAATCTAAGGGTAAGATAGGTGATATATTCATTAGATGTAATAATGTTCTTTATATTGGTGAGGActtagaaaagaagaagaaagctATTGTTGTACCGGAGGAACAAGAGAAAGTAGAACCCACTATAGCCCAGTCATGA
- the NDAI0J00390 gene encoding uncharacterized protein, whose product MTQLVETQLILIDGIPYNNEIKRIFVVDRFYFEIAHHIGQLRYWTINEDVPILSQDVIDIFIFYQHFVLVLGTSSRYHHFITQIFKQTFVSNHTRNLVIILKYILKNNEIKCLTFLRKRAPSPLPITLPECETHIKIYADIRHNLRELDINSEQIRKLCKTICGERPGRPAFFSFLKREIERKILWQEAMYNHSRFTSNQRWIVWSSSIVGLCCIPVMLSGVIVEINRPDHIAIAVSFVALAITIASGKIFSNQPSFSSRYLKCRRIAAFLYFQNGLIKHGRIIILLNDLEKEALYYEKEGEGEGEVVADNLLRALPYYPINSIDMPY is encoded by the coding sequence ATGACCCAACTTGTAGAAACTCAGCTAATTCTAATCGATGGAATTccatataataatgaaattaaacGGATTTTCGTCGTTGATAggttttattttgaaatcgCACATCATATTGGCCAACTTCGATACTGGACAATCAATGAAGACGTACCTATACTTTCCCAAGACgttattgatatatttatattttatcaaCACTTCGTGTTAGTTTTAGGTACGTCTTCACGCTACCATCACTTCATAACCCAAATATTCAAGCAGACTTTTGTGAGCAACCATACCAGAAACCTGGTCATTATATTGAAATAcatattgaagaataatgaaatcaaGTGTCTAACCTTTCTCAGAAAACGTGCACCTTCACCACTTCCAATTACTCTACCTGAATGTGAAACCCACATAAAGATTTATGCGGACATCAGACATAATCTAAGGGAGCTGGATATAAATTCCGAacaaattagaaaattatgCAAAACAATCTGTGGTGAAAGGCCAGGAAGACCAgctttcttttcctttctaaAAAGGGAAATTGAAAGGAAGATACTATGGCAGGAGGCGATGTACAACCACTCGAGGTTCACATCTAACCAAAGGTGGATCGTTTGGAGTTCATCAATAGTTGGCCTCTGCTGTATTCCAGTAATGTTAAGTGGGGTAATTGTAGAAATTAATAGACCTGATCATATTGCAATAGCGGTATCATTTGTGGCCCTAGCGATAACTATTGCTTCAGGTAAGATATTCTCGAACCAACCGAGTTTCTCCAGCCGTTATTTGAAGTGCCGGAGAATTGCCGCTTTCCTATACTTTCAAAATGGGCTAATAAAACATGGTAGAATTATTATACTCTTGAATGATCTCGAGAAGGAAGCCCTATATTATGAAAAAGAAGGTGAAGGTGAAGGTGAAGTTGTAGCGGATAACTTGCTCAGGGCCCTGCCATACTATCCTATAAATAGTATAGATATGCCATATTAA
- the NDAI0J00400 gene encoding uncharacterized protein, producing the protein MLVGPDMGNRMIYFSTAISEDGMLELNISLSLYKIPTSNSDIFANLNIHNGDWERCNDMPRLPELLSENEVGFLPPSDFAPVPCQVLFYHFQESDAIIYRDLFVVYRNRAIKRGYMPSFPSILMVFLDPPYEIFIMNVDDNGNILQDRKEEYNEVYHEHDVTWAERHCYQKYFVCKVNQMIEGSNSYFTLSYLQDHLERNPVFHRKGKTGYKITTPFPEFT; encoded by the coding sequence ATGCTGGTAGGGCCTGACATGGGCAACAgaatgatttatttctcTACTGCTATTAGTGAAGATGGCATGCTGGAGTTGAACATATCACTATCCCTCTATAAAATTCCTACCAGTAATTCGGACATCTTCGCCAATTTAAATATACATAATGGAGATTGGGAACGGTGTAATGATATGCCGCGTTTGCCGGAGCTGTTAAGTGAGAATGAGGTAGGATTTTTACCACCTTCTGATTTTGCTCCTGTACCTTGCCAAGTTCTCTTTTATCATTTCCAAGAATCAGATGCCATTATATATCGTGATCTGTTTGTTGTCTACAGAAATAGAGCAATTAAGCGTGGATATATGCCTAGTTTTCCCTCGATATTGATGGTTTTCCTTGACCCACcatatgaaatatttatcatgAATGTTGATGACAATGGTAACATTCTACAAGATAGGAAGGAAGAATATAACGAAGTTTATCATGAACATGATGTTACGTGGGCAGAGAGACATTgttatcaaaaatattttgtcTGTAAGGTTAATCAGATGATAGAGGGATCCAATAGTTATTTCACTTTGTCCTATTTACAAGATCATTTGGAAAGGAACCCAGTGTTTCATAGAAAGGGTAAGACTGGGTATAAAATTACGACACCATTTCCCGAGTTTACATAA
- the ORC4 gene encoding origin recognition complex subunit 4 (similar to Saccharomyces cerevisiae ORC4 (YPR162C) and RIF2 (YLR453C); ancestral locus Anc_7.516) — MTATESKNIFNSANAVQNNEISRDNNVLSNVKLVPIKRPLEPATPSKNSPRKRKIQSPYKKVRLLTEKTLLQGAESPTERPIKKTLIDLQFANFKKHLLSHIYQTLPVEQITVYPFLNNVQQEIDRILRQSVIQKESNSAILVGPRKSFKSFLLNYELNLLSQNYDQQFITIRLNGFIHSELTAINSIAIQLEKQLEKIHGKRPSDKKVSISGGSNTEVFERILRLLDSASISDVSTDDKTRKGDDNKITVVFIFDEIDTFAGPVRQTLLYNLFDMVEHARVPVCIFGSTTKLNILEYLEKRVKSRFSQRIIYMPQFQNMNDFRKNTEHMLTLNDDNNTSGLGFDKDLETEWNNLISYELQNESSKLFHALKTNYETFMSLDYLKNAIIPIISRSTSLQSLKDSMISCKGIVEYNTNQLEDSLTSMVQSLSDLELAILLSAARVSSKKKPSLFNYNLCYSEYEAMIKSMNARIPTVASTPGGAASVNSSPTKRIVDNTIKQWNKQDVRNVWESLANMKLLTEAGATGLKESATSVANANYNNLQGTTVIPFDLRKFQVQIDLQELRRIVPRSSMYYSWTQL; from the coding sequence ATGACAGCAACTGAATCCAAAAACATTTTTAACTCAGCTAATGCAGtacaaaataatgaaatatcaaGGGATAACAATGTCTTAAGTAATGTCAAATTGGTACCCATCAAGAGACCATTGGAGCCAGCTACTCCATCGAAGAATTCACCAAGAAAGAGGAAAATTCAGAGTCCTTATAAGAAGGTCAGATTATTAACCGAAAAGACATTATTACAAGGTGCGGAATCACCAACAGAGAGACCCATAAAGAAAACTCTAATTGACCTACAGTTCGCTAATTTCAAAAAGCATCTTTTATCACACATTTATCAGACCTTACCTGTGGAGCAAATCACGGTATATCCATTCTTAAACAATGTCCAACAAGAGATTGATCGAATCCTAAGACAATCCGTTATTCAAAAGGAAAGTAATTCAGCAATTCTTGTTGGACCAAGGAAAAGCTTTAAATCCTTCCTATTAAACTACGAATTGAATCTGTTATCTCAAAATTATGATCAGCAGTTCATTACCATCAGATTGAATGGATTCATTCATTCTGAATTGACTGCCATTAATTCTATTGCTattcaattggaaaaaCAATTGGAGAAGATTCATGGGAAAAGACCATCAGATAAGAAAGTAAGTATAAGTGGTGGTTCAAACACTGAAgtctttgaaagaattcTTAGATTATTAGATTCAGCAAGTATTTCAGATGTGAGTACGGATGATAAAACTAGAAAAGgtgatgataataagatTACGGTGGTTTTCATCTTCGACGAAATTGATACGTTCGCTGGACCAGTACGTCaaactttattatataatctttTCGATATGGTAGAACATGCAAGAGTACCTGTTTGTATATTTGGATCCACCACTAAACTAAATATATTAGAATATCTTGAGAAAAGAGTGAAGAGTAGATTTTCACAACGTATCATATACATGCCTCAGTTCCAAAATATGAATGACTTCAGGAAGAATACAGAACATATGCTTACGTTGAACgacgataataatacttcTGGTTTGGGGTTTGATAAAGATTTGGAAACGGAAtggaataatttaatttcgTATGAACTACAAAATGAAAGCTCTAAATTGTTTCATGCTTTGAAAACTAATTATGAGACTTTTATGTCCTTAGATTATCTGAAAAATGCCATTATTCCAATTATTTCTAGATCAACATCCTTGCAATCATTGAAGGATTCCATGATATCATGCAAAGGGATAGTGGAATATAATACCAACCAATTAGAAGATAGTTTAACCTCTATGGTACAATCATTATCGGATTTAGAATTGGccatattattatctgcTGCAAGGGTGTCatcaaagaagaagccTAGTCTTTTCAATTACAACCTTTGTTATTCTGAATATGAAGCCATGATAAAATCGATGAATGCAAGAATCCCCACGGTGGCTTCTACACCAGGTGGTGCTGCTTCTGTAAATTCATCTCCAACAAAACGTATAGTAGATAACACCATAAAACAATGGAATAAGCAAGATGTTCGAAACGTTTGGGAATCATTAGCTAacatgaaattattgacaGAAGCTGGTGCTACCGGACTGAAGGAATCCGCCACATCAGTTGCGAATGCCAATTACAACAACTTACAGGGAACCACAGTTATACCGTTTGATTTGAGGAAATTTCAAGTTCAAATAGATCTACAAGAATTGAGAAGAATTGTTCCTCGTTCATCTATGTATTACTCCTGGACACAGTTGTAA
- the SGV1 gene encoding cyclin-dependent serine/threonine protein kinase SGV1 (similar to Saccharomyces cerevisiae SGV1 (YPR161C); ancestral locus Anc_7.515): protein MADSKTDISVNTEEMKSPISHANASYSSEFKYKIGKVKQTPVVQTDPKTGLTFIELKARPNEKVYGCTTFANNYREDKKLGRGTFGEVYKGIHLATQRQVAMKRILVNVEKDLFPITAQREITILKKLNHKNILKLLEMVYDYPPDSSSSSSSSSLSSKNNKKESPSSQNDPKFFYMILPYMVSDLSGILHNPRVNLEMKDIKNMMLQLLEGVNYIHCQKFMHRDIKAANILIDHKGIIKLADFGLARVYYGSPPNLKYPGGAGSGAKYTSVVVTRWYRAPELVLGDKHYTTAVDIWGVGCVFAELFEKKPILQGSTDIDQGHVIFKLLGTPTEEDWKLAKYLPGAELTKTTYKSTLEERFGKWLDKTGLDFLRQLLALDPYKRLTAMSAVRHPFFKEEPLPSGQLSLPCEESHEADIKRYKEEMHQAMSLKAPSAPQGHLVEKSNPSSTRVSVAHNGSVLERKQIPTGPGPKQSKAELPPKPSTEMEYKPPMPTGSRLGPSRYSQNKINQRPNQDYRNNYINPSHHNENTRSTQGSYFQHSSNTSAELPRKRSYSNDKNNNYGLPSRPANVRPHPHLASPSGRGLPQKPPALQINSRYNAVPNFNNTISAQKKPQPPTGPARIPPRGPISRYSGTSANSLKIESPPHKKQDISREEKHAPSKDNGGSLFSRIGVSEQYEARQQQRRNSRQYNNNDQAPSSHKNGYHIQPPPPQQQNPNYGWANTKKQAGDNSSTRKHNTNNNQGIHPKYIEDDSGNEDIADLY, encoded by the coding sequence ATGGCTGATTCTAAGACTGACATATCGGTAAATACGGAAGAAATGAAGTCCCCAATAAGTCATGCCAATGCTTCTTATTCATCTGAGTTCAAATATAAGATTGGTAAAGTCAAACAAACTCCTGTAGTTCAAACTGATCCTAAAACAGGCCTCACATTTATAGAATTGAAAGCAAGGCCTAATGAGAAAGTTTATGGTTGTACCACTTTTGCTAACAATTATAGAGAAGATAAGAAACTAGGTCGAGGGACATTTGGTGAAGTTTATAAAGGTATCCATTTAGCCACTCAGAGACAAGTTGCCATGAAGAGAATATTAGTTAATGTTGAAAAGGATCTTTTCCCTATCACAGCTCAACGTGAGATTACAATACTTAAAAAACTGAATCACAAAAACATATTGAAACTATTAGAAATGGTCTATGATTATCCACCTGAttcatcgtcatcttcCTCCTCCTCTTCATTATCGTCtaaaaacaacaaaaaagaatCACCATCAAGTCAGAATGACCCCAAATTCTTTTATATGATTCTCCCATACATGGTTTCTGATCTATCAGGTATATTACATAACCCAAGAGTAAACTTGGAAATGaaagatattaaaaatatgatgctacaattattagaaggggtgaattatattcattgTCAAAAATTCATGCATAGAGATATTAAAGCTGCAAATATTCTTATAGATCATAAAggtataataaaattagCAGATTTTGGTTTAGCAAGAGTTTATTACGGTTCACCtccaaatttgaaatatccAGGTGGCGCCGGGTCTGGTGCCAAATATACGTCAGTCGTTGTGACGAGATGGTATAGAGCTCCAGAATTAGTATTAGGCGATAAACATTATACTACAGCAGTCGATATTTGGGGAGTTGGTTGTGTTTTCGCggaattgtttgaaaagAAACCTATACTTCAAGGTTCTACCGATATTGATCAGGGGCATGTTATATTCAAACTATTGGGTACCCCAACGGAGGAAGATTGGAAACTAGCTAAATACTTACCAGGTGCGGAATTAACAAAGACAACTTATAAGAGTACATTAGAAGAAAGGTTCGGTAAATGGCTAGATAAGACCGGATTAGACTTCTTAAGACAACTATTAGCATTAGATCCTTATAAAAGATTGACAGCAATGTCTGCTGTTAGGCATCCCTTTTTCAAGGAAGAACCATTACCTTCTGGACAATTAAGTTTACCTTGTGAGGAAAGCCATGAAGCAGATATTAAACGgtataaagaagaaatgcATCAAGCAATGTCGTTAAAGGCACCTTCAGCTCCTCAAGGTCATCTAGTGGAAAAATCTAATCCGTCATCAACAAGAGTTTCAGTAGCACATAATGGGTCTGTTTTGGAAAGGAAACAAATACCAACAGGTCCAGGACCCAAACAATCTAAAGCAGAATTACCGCCAAAACCTTCAACAGAGATGGAATATAAACCTCCTATGCCAACAGGTTCCAGACTAGGTCCCTCACGTTATtctcaaaataaaatcaacCAAAGACCCAATCAAGATTATCGaaataattatatcaatCCCTCCCATcataatgaaaatacaCGTAGCACGCAAGGTTCTTATTTTCAACATAGTAGTAATACTAGTGCGGAATTGCCAAGAAAACGTTCATACAGTAatgataagaataataactaTGGACTACCAAGCAGACCAGCCAATGTTAGACCTCATCCTCATCTAGCTTCTCCTTCAGGAAGAGGACTACCACAAAAACCACCTGCTCTACAAATAAATAGTCGATATAATGCGGTGCCAAACTTCAATAATACAATATCGGCACAAAAGAAACCTCAGCCCCCAACTGGACCAGCGAGAATACCACCAAGGGGACCAATATCCAGATATTCAGGCACTTCTGCAAACAGTTTAAAAATAGAGTCACCACCACATAAAAAGCAGGACATTTCAAGGGAGGAAAAGCATGCTCCCTCCAAGGATAATGGGGGCTCTCTTTTCAGTAGAATTGGTGTTAGTGAACAGTATGAAGCAAGACAACAACAGAGAAGGAATTCAAGGCAATACAATAACAACGACCAGGCGCCTTCATCGCATAAGAACGGATATCATATACAACCTCCACCACCACAGCAGCAAAATCCAAATTATGGTTGGGCAAACACTAAAAAACAGGCAGGAGACAATAGTAGCACAAGGAAACACAACACCAACAATAATCAAGGAATTCACCCGAAGTATATAGAAGATGATTCTGgaaatgaagatattgcGGACCTATATTGA
- the GCD11 gene encoding translation initiation factor eIF2 subunit gamma (similar to Saccharomyces cerevisiae GCD11 (YER025W); ancestral locus Anc_7.513) has product MTDLQDREPSIIINGNLNPEEEDTYEGTVVDEQEEQYEHEQHGEEGVEEEKPKKKVAFTGLEEDEEEQRKREFEEGGGLPEQPENPDFSQLNPLSAEIINRQATINIGTIGHVAHGKSTVVRAISGVQTVRFKDELERNITIKLGYANAKIYKCQNPECPEPDCYRSFKSDKEISPKCQRPGCEGRYKLVRHVSFVDCPGHDILMSTMLSGAAVMDAALLLIAGNESCPQPQTSEHLAAIEIMKLKHVIILQNKVDLMREESALEHEKSILKFIRGTIADGAPIVPISAQLKYNIDAVNEFIVKTIPVPPRDFMVSPRLIVIRSFDVNKPGAEIDDLKGGVAGGSILNGVFKLGDEIEIRPGIVTKDDKGKILCKPIFSNIVSLFAEQNDLKFAVPGGLIGVGTKVDPTLCRADRLVGQVVGAKGHLPSIYTDIEINYFLLRRLLGVKTDGQKQAKVRKLEANEVLMVNIGSTATGARVVAVKADMARLQLTSPACTEVNEKIALSRRIEKHWRLIGWATIKKGTTLEPVA; this is encoded by the coding sequence ATGACTGATTTACAAGATCGCGAACCAAGCATTATAATCAACGGTAACTTAAATcctgaagaagaagatacCTACGAAGGAACCGTTGTCGATGAGCAAGAAGAACAATATGAACATGAACAACATGGGGAAGAAGgtgttgaagaagaaaaaccaaagaagaaggtggCATTCACTGGgttagaagaagatgaagaagaacaaagaaAACGTGAATTCGAAGAAGGTGGCGGGTTACCTGAACAACCTGAAAACCCTGATTTTTCTCAACTAAATCCATTATCTGCAGAAATCATCAACAGACAAGCAACTATTAATATCGGTACCATTGGTCATGTCGCACACGGTAAATCTACTGTCGTTAGAGCCATTTCAGGTGTTCAAACCGTTCGTTTCAAAGACGAATTGGAACGtaatattactattaaaTTGGGTTACGCCAATGCCAAGATTTATAAATGTCAAAATCCTGAATGTCCGGAACCAGATTGTTATAGATCTTTTAAATCTGATAAGGAAATCTCACCTAAATGTCAAAGACCAGGTTGTGAAGGTCGTTATAAATTAGTACGTCACGTTTCATTCGTCGATTGTCCAGGTCACGATATCTTAATGAGTACTATGTTGTCAGGTGCAGCAGTCATGGACGCCGCTTTACTATTAATCGCCGGTAATGAATCTTGTCCACAACCACAAACTTCAGAACATTTAGCAGCTATTGAAattatgaaattgaaacatGTTAtcattttacaaaataaagtCGATTTAATGCGTGAAGAAAGTGCATTAGAACATGAAAAAtccattttgaaatttatcaGAGGTACCATTGCTGATGGTGCTCCAATTGTCCCTATCTCGGCGCAActtaaatataatattgacGCCgttaatgaattcatcGTTAAGACTATTCCAGTCCCACCAAGAGATTTTATGGTCTCTCCACGTTTGATCGTTATTCGTTCCTTCGATGTTAACAAACCAGGTGCAGAAATCGATGATTTAAAGGGTGGTGTCGCAGGTGGTTCTATCTTAAACGGTGTCTTCAAATTAggtgatgaaattgaaattagacCAGGTATCGTTACTAAAGATGATAAGGGTAAAATTTTATGTAAACCAATTTTCTCAAATATTGTCTCATTATTTGCAGAGcaaaatgatttgaaatttgcCGTTCCAGGTGGTCTTATTGGTGTTGGTACAAAAGTGGATCCAACTTTATGTAGGGCAGATCGTCTTGTCGGTCAAGTCGTTGGTGCAAAGGGTCATTTACCAAGCATTTATAcagatattgaaattaattatttcttaCTGCGTCGTTTGTTAGGTGTTAAGACGGATGGTCAAAAACAAGCTAAGGTCAGAAAATTAGAAGCAAACGAAGTGTTAATGGTTAACATCGGATCTACAGCTACTGGTGCTCGTGTTGTTGCTGTCAAAGCTGATATGGCAAGATTACAACTTACATCTCCAGCTTGTACAGAAGTGAATGAAAAGATTGCCTTATCTAGACGTATCGAAAAGCATTGGCGTCTGATCGGTTGGGCCACTATCAAAAAGGGTACTACTCTAGAACCGGTGGCTTAA
- the NDAI0J00440 gene encoding uncharacterized protein (similar to Saccharomyces cerevisiae LEU3 (YLR451W); ancestral locus Anc_7.512), whose amino-acid sequence MDSKRSEHKIESKTKSETKSSGRRKYACVECRQQKSKCDAHETMPNPCSKCAKKRVPCVLKKDFRRTYKRARNEAIEKRFRELTDSLSSLSSKDILKRLEEERDILLEQNGSSFGSNERKTNTRFTNSTPIILPSPGTMSESQLHCSPKTLGDIYMSSKDIAELFQEYATHYHQFLPVVDLTKGAERIYTLSPCLFWVILLTALRRKFGASELMSRLSILVKSILAEITISPIIRYTPTDKDEPILNIASVYSVQAFLLYTFWPPLASSLSADTSWNTIGTAMFQALRVGLNSAEYSTEYVSANSELIHEQIRTWICCNIVSQIVASSFGFPAYVSFDHSVLNSAKDSNLPNPLKHMIRIVYFENQITNTLNSTPTSSTGLVNPEEKQPLIQVLNQQLNHLEYILKEDNFDDIRKFELLVAKVHLLTYYFTDGSSTHHKNDNDLRSLSITEIEANFEIKRGLVKVYNAAIELLFHTNEMWKRNPGIVKYFPGVFVLNIWQSACIISKLIYSSLMPVLDIEKGKKAYQDAVTLTLNASILKHDMAYRFSGIMRSIWNLFANMFEDWQKDKETTEDKIANDFNLGITVKSRMSVSVFFDCLYILKEKSGMAKLKRDAQSTEQYGEQGSSGEITSYGGDIHSRRLSDNATPEEKARQIIKTIPLDPHPINPGNSRETSRLTTPNSPSSSDVLSLRGILNKPSPKDTEFILPNTNVLSLFSNNNEVKVGSIDDTVANASLSKGTFQSSGTTDPLRHENGTQLPPILQNNVLPVPINAQVQPNAIGNSELIENPITTSMMDSWDNWESESVWKDVDLLMNEFAFNPTM is encoded by the coding sequence atggattCTAAACGATCTGAGCACAAAATAGAGAGCAAAACAAAATCAGAAACCAAATCTTcaggaagaagaaaatatgcTTGTGTGGAATGTAGGCaacaaaaatcaaaatgTGATGCACATGAAACAATGCCCAATCCATGTTCTAAATGTGCCAAAAAGCGTGTACCATGtgtattgaaaaaagatttCAGAAGAACTTACAAACGTGCCAGGAATGAAGCTATCGAGAAAAGGTTTAGAGAATTGACTGATAGTTTAAGTTCATTGAGTTCTAAAGACATATTGAAACGActggaagaagaaagagataTATTGTTAGAACAGAATGGTTCATCATTTGGTTCCAATGAGAGGAAGACAAATACCCGCTTTACTAATTCAACTCCGATTATACTACCATCACCAGGAACAATGAGTGAATCACAATTACATTGTTCTCCAAAGACATTAGGTGACATATATATGTCAAGTAAAGACATTGCAGAATTATTTCAAGAATATGCGACacattatcatcaatttttGCCAGTTGTAGACTTGACTAAAGGAGCTGAAAGAATCTATACATTATCACCCTGTTTATTTTGGGTAATTTTACTTACTGCACTTCGAAGAAAATTTGGTGCTTCTGAATTAATGTCAAGATTGTCTATTCTGGTCAAATCAATCCTTGCAGAAATTACCATTTCACctattattagatataCACCCACTGATAAAGATGAACCCATTTTAAATATAGCGTCCGTTTATTCTGTGCAAGCGTTTCTGCTGTACACATTCTGGCCACCATTAGCGTCGTCATTAAGTGCAGACACCTCTTGGAATACTATTGGTACTGCCATGTTTCAAGCTTTGCGAGTTGGCCTAAATTCTGCCGAGTACTCAACAGAATATGTGTCAGCTAATTCTGAATTAATCCACGAACAAATTAGAACGTGGATCTGTTGTAATATAGTCTCTCAAATTGTCGCATCATCATTTGGATTTCCAGCTTACGTTTCATTCGATCATTCTGTATTGAACTCTGCTAAGGATTCAAATTTACCGAATCCATTAAAACATATGATCCGAATTGTTTATTTCGAAAACCAAATTACAAATACTTTGAATTCCACTCCAACTAGTTCCACTGGGTTAGTTAATCCTGAAGAGAAACAGCCACTGATACAAGTATTAAATCAACAACTAAATCATTTAGAATATATCTTGAAAGAGGATAACTTCGATgatattagaaaatttgaacTATTAGTAGCAAAAGTTCATCTTTTAACTTATTACTTTACAGACGGTTCCTCGACACATCataagaatgataatgatcTTCGATCATTATCCATCACTGAAATTGAAGCTaactttgaaattaaaagagGGTTAGTAAAAGTTTATAACGCGGCTATTGAATTGTTATTTCATACCAATGAAATGTGGAAACGGAATCCCGGTATTGTTAAATATTTCCCCGGAGTGTTTGTGTTAAATATATGGCAATCTGCTTGTATTATTAgtaaattgatttattcaTCTTTGATGCCAGTTTTGGACATTGAAAAGGGTAAGAAAGCTTACCAAGATGCCGTTACTTTAACATTGAATGCCTCCATTTTGAAACACGATATGGCTTATAGATTTTCTGGTATCATGAGAAGCATTTGGAATTTGTTTGCCAATATGTTTGAAGATTGGCAAAAGGATAAAGAAACTACAGAAGATAAAATTGcaaatgattttaatttagGTATTACTGTAAAATCAAGAATGTCTGTGAGTGTCTTTTTTGATTGTTTGTATatattaaaggaaaaatcaGGTATGGCAAAACTGAAAAGAGATGCACAAAGCACTGAACAATATGGTGAACAAGGAAGCAGTGGTGAGATTACTAGTTATGGTGGTGATATTCATTCAAGAAGATTGTCAGATAATGCAACTCCAGAAGAAAAGGCAAGACAAATAATCAAAACGATTCCATTAGATCCACATCCAATCAATCCGGGGAACTCTAGGGAGACAAGTAGATTAACGACACCAAATAGtccatcttcatctgaTGTGTTATCGCTTCGAGGGATATTAAATAAACCCTCACCCAAAGATACTGAGTTTATACTACCTAACACGAATGTGCTTTCATTAttctcaaataataatgaggTGAAAGTAGGCTCCATTGATGATACTGTGGCAAACGCTAGCTTATCAAAAGGAACGTTCCAATCTTCAGGTACAACAGACCCGTTAAGACACGAAAACGGCACGCAATTACCACCAATATTGCAAAATAATGTTTTACCAGTGCCTATAAATGCTCAAGTGCAACCTAATGCAATCGGAAATAGTGAGCTGATAGAGAATCCTATTACAACATCGATGATGGATTCTTGGGACAATTGGGAATCAGAAAGTGTCTGGAAAGACGTTGATCTCTTGATGAATGAATTTGCATTTAATCCTACTATGTAG